The Gillisia sp. Hel_I_86 genome has a segment encoding these proteins:
- a CDS encoding substrate-binding domain-containing protein, translating into MKTQNLKTVLKSMYLPILVIALTFNLSSCVEETNTTKATVNSAEDSGDIVQSDIDLTGKKIGYCTPSLNAPYYQALLQSIKSKTEKNGMIFLSADGQDDITKQIAAVEDLITKGVDVLLLNPKDPDALVGVTKIAKDAGIPVFIIDSSIDPSAEYVTTVQSNNLANGALAGEWLVRKMGDNEMNIALLSGNAGNPVGLTRKQGLLQGITEEQLRTQGKINLNVKTQAYTEWSYAGGLKAMEDILVAHPNINVVITESDVCVLGAIKAIEQAGKTDDILIVAAADGQKEAIKYIMETDFYGCTAMNSPVQIGKNAVEYAVQYMNGKRDFAKTSFTAPLLITKENAAKYYDPKALF; encoded by the coding sequence ATGAAGACTCAAAATTTAAAAACCGTTTTAAAGAGTATGTATCTACCAATACTGGTAATTGCATTAACTTTTAATTTGTCCAGTTGTGTAGAAGAAACCAATACTACAAAGGCAACAGTAAATAGTGCAGAAGATTCCGGAGACATAGTTCAAAGTGATATAGATCTTACCGGTAAAAAAATTGGCTATTGTACGCCTTCTTTAAACGCACCTTACTATCAAGCCCTGCTTCAAAGTATAAAGTCTAAAACAGAAAAAAATGGAATGATATTTTTATCTGCAGATGGACAAGACGATATCACTAAACAAATAGCTGCTGTTGAAGATTTAATCACCAAAGGCGTTGACGTTTTATTATTAAATCCTAAAGATCCAGATGCGCTGGTTGGTGTTACCAAAATTGCTAAAGATGCCGGAATTCCGGTTTTCATTATAGATAGCTCTATAGATCCTTCAGCAGAGTATGTCACTACAGTGCAATCCAACAATTTGGCAAATGGCGCACTGGCAGGGGAGTGGTTGGTTAGAAAAATGGGTGATAATGAAATGAACATCGCTTTGTTAAGCGGCAATGCAGGAAACCCAGTAGGTTTGACTCGTAAACAGGGTTTATTACAAGGGATAACAGAAGAGCAATTAAGAACACAAGGTAAAATCAACTTAAATGTAAAAACTCAGGCTTACACTGAATGGTCTTATGCCGGAGGTTTAAAAGCTATGGAAGATATTTTGGTAGCTCATCCAAATATAAATGTGGTAATTACCGAGTCCGATGTTTGTGTATTAGGTGCAATTAAAGCGATTGAGCAAGCTGGAAAAACAGACGATATCTTAATTGTTGCAGCAGCCGATGGACAAAAAGAAGCCATAAAATATATTATGGAAACCGATTTTTATGGATGTACTGCTATGAACAGTCCTGTGCAGATTGGTAAAAACGCAGTAGAATATGCTGTACAATATATGAATGGGAAAAGGGATTTTGCTAAAACATCCTTTACAGCACCTTTATTAATTACAAAAGAGAATGCCGCAAAATATTACGATCCTAAAGCATTGTTTTAA
- a CDS encoding transposase, producing the protein MQKELATEKETFISNSGTQHEFSTNKKMNQFMLGLLLKTGQLSPKHDGHVLDYDNQFIPTGKYDLKRSYKKGDGYFPRIASMGNLPVYIEGCNGNSNVKYKQDQTPQRTFEVLEEGKIKIAHGRMDCGSFTKDVVSVLEANTSFFYVRAQRCTNLHEIVAGIHHWQTREIGHKEYQLASIEYAPFGGRKAYRYVISREKKTNAQGNLFTGNDFTSRAMMTNNREMTDLEVINFYNDRGNSERLFDEMNNDFLWKKMPFSFLQENTVFLIMMGICRNLYHFLTGFISKKLDFIKPNYRLKKFIFRFMAVPAKWIKRGRQWILKPFTNREYHPLLE; encoded by the coding sequence ATGCAAAAAGAATTGGCCACCGAAAAGGAAACTTTTATTTCCAATTCGGGCACACAGCACGAGTTCAGTACCAACAAAAAGATGAACCAATTCATGCTGGGCCTGCTGTTGAAGACCGGGCAATTGTCGCCAAAGCACGATGGCCACGTTCTTGATTACGACAACCAGTTCATCCCCACCGGCAAATACGACTTGAAACGTAGCTATAAGAAAGGAGATGGCTACTTTCCCCGGATTGCGTCCATGGGAAACCTGCCCGTGTACATCGAGGGGTGCAACGGCAATAGCAATGTTAAGTACAAACAGGACCAAACCCCGCAAAGAACCTTCGAGGTTTTAGAAGAGGGCAAGATCAAGATAGCACACGGGCGCATGGACTGTGGCTCTTTTACCAAAGACGTTGTGTCCGTTCTGGAGGCCAACACTTCCTTTTTCTATGTGCGGGCACAACGCTGCACCAACCTGCACGAGATCGTAGCAGGCATCCATCATTGGCAAACCCGGGAAATAGGCCATAAGGAATACCAGCTGGCCTCTATCGAATACGCCCCCTTTGGTGGGCGAAAGGCCTACCGCTATGTGATAAGCCGCGAGAAAAAGACAAACGCACAGGGCAATCTATTCACGGGCAACGACTTTACCTCCAGGGCCATGATGACCAACAACCGGGAGATGACAGACTTGGAGGTGATCAATTTTTACAACGACAGGGGCAACAGCGAACGCTTGTTCGACGAGATGAACAATGACTTCCTTTGGAAAAAAATGCCCTTCTCGTTCTTGCAGGAAAACACGGTGTTTTTGATCATGATGGGGATCTGCCGAAACCTGTACCACTTCCTCACCGGGTTCATCAGTAAAAAACTGGATTTTATAAAACCAAATTACCGGTTGAAGAAGTTCATCTTCCGTTTTATGGCCGTGCCTGCAAAATGGATCAAAAGGGGGCGTCAATGGATACTCAAACCCTTCACAAACAGGGAATACCACCCCTTGCTAGAGTGA
- a CDS encoding NUDIX hydrolase, with protein sequence MEAKEILNISVDCVVFGYDINTKQLNVLLIKRFLESKDTKEILVDDYVLTGFHVYENETLDESASRVLKELTGLTNIYQKQFKAFGSPDRLLNEKDLIWIKNRKFSARTITIAYYFLLKTDSVDIKNNKYQAKWFPVEELPELGFDHKEIILEAHEDLKTKCLSEPIIFELLPDKFTINDVQDLYISILGIEIDNRNFRRKLINKKYIIPLDEKQVGVSKKPAQLYMFSKDVYEKMFQKNYLISI encoded by the coding sequence ATGGAAGCTAAAGAAATATTAAATATATCTGTGGATTGTGTGGTTTTTGGATATGATATAAATACTAAACAATTAAATGTTTTATTGATAAAACGTTTCTTGGAATCCAAGGATACAAAGGAAATTTTAGTTGATGATTATGTTTTGACTGGTTTCCATGTTTATGAAAATGAAACCTTGGATGAATCTGCTTCTCGAGTTTTAAAAGAACTAACAGGTTTGACCAATATCTATCAGAAACAATTTAAAGCCTTTGGTAGTCCGGATAGATTGTTGAATGAAAAGGATCTAATTTGGATTAAGAATAGAAAATTTAGTGCAAGAACAATCACCATCGCTTACTACTTTTTACTAAAAACCGATAGTGTTGATATAAAAAACAACAAATATCAGGCAAAGTGGTTCCCGGTTGAAGAATTGCCAGAACTAGGGTTTGATCATAAAGAAATAATATTGGAAGCGCATGAGGACCTAAAAACCAAATGTCTCTCTGAACCTATAATTTTCGAATTGTTACCAGATAAATTTACAATAAATGACGTCCAGGATTTATATATTTCTATTTTGGGAATAGAAATAGATAACCGCAACTTCAGGAGGAAATTAATAAATAAAAAATATATTATTCCATTAGATGAAAAACAAGTTGGCGTTTCAAAAAAACCAGCTCAATTATATATGTTTAGTAAAGATGTTTATGAAAAGATGTTTCAAAAGAATTACTTGATTAGCATTTAA
- a CDS encoding alkaline phosphatase family protein codes for MGIYLINRFQSQDKYGLWKFDLKKDILFTKVPVDNKAVIKSSHSLISIGGYILEWGPSEAKNEKKSFPYRLYEFDVKSNDPLGGTSVQEGSWQINKFWGYRNHYSNNPDEQKEVNLIPMGNFLLFFVGGEGRGTYELFNFDPNFLNPKSSDPLPAPYTSQGAFPSIQAGHELIPIGNYVLDRLPDGTFRIWSFDPQNPTPLSIPEVWKGEWQGVTKDHQIVAIDGKLLCWHSGDLSYSLWDFKPTSEKPLDNLVKKGKLPQEMAGSASLLSLSTKTQSPETPPEKGSIGYMRTKIKHIVHYMVESRSFDNICGWLYGKNQNEIVFVGKEGEFNGANSKYYNLDGEKKVHQSKFNEGKLSDKIVLSDQLQDPFHNNADGLEQMFYERKPGYPGKATPDMGGFVRNNANHEVMLSFSPEQVPVLNGLAKNYAISDEWFSSVPGGTDINRAFAVTGSALNRLGTWEGGNPYAYWAKFPHRQSIWKVLWSHGISNWKIYNAIEWDGYPFTYHLYLEGQVPSIDNNPKNHLDTVENFKIQAKNGDLPAFSFLEPVWIAPNGTTSYHPGADIIPAEVALNEIYEAIQSGPHWEDTLLVVTFSKNGGIYDHVSPPYAQKPWPNDKVDGFKYDILGPRVPAILVSPWIKKNTVFRAAGDIPFDSTSFAATLLKWYGIPKTHWMLGDRMDNAPTFEGVFLEDKPRKDKPALTPPYDKNYPK; via the coding sequence ATGGGCATTTATCTAATTAACAGGTTCCAATCCCAGGATAAGTATGGGTTATGGAAATTCGATCTAAAAAAAGACATTTTATTCACCAAGGTTCCGGTGGATAACAAAGCAGTAATTAAATCTTCTCACAGTTTGATTAGTATTGGTGGCTATATACTGGAATGGGGACCAAGCGAAGCTAAAAATGAGAAAAAGTCTTTCCCGTACCGCTTATATGAATTTGATGTGAAGAGCAATGATCCTTTAGGGGGAACATCTGTACAGGAAGGTTCCTGGCAAATCAATAAGTTCTGGGGATATAGAAACCATTATTCCAACAATCCAGATGAGCAAAAGGAAGTAAACCTTATTCCAATGGGCAATTTTTTATTGTTTTTTGTGGGAGGGGAAGGGCGTGGCACTTATGAGCTGTTCAATTTTGATCCTAATTTTCTGAACCCAAAAAGTTCAGATCCTCTTCCTGCTCCTTATACTTCCCAAGGAGCATTTCCTTCCATTCAGGCAGGACATGAATTGATCCCTATAGGAAATTATGTGCTGGACCGCTTACCCGATGGGACTTTTCGTATTTGGAGCTTTGATCCACAAAACCCAACGCCACTTTCTATCCCGGAAGTTTGGAAAGGGGAATGGCAAGGGGTCACCAAAGATCATCAAATTGTTGCGATTGATGGAAAGCTACTGTGCTGGCATTCTGGAGATCTTTCCTATAGCTTGTGGGATTTTAAGCCTACTTCAGAAAAACCCTTGGATAATTTGGTAAAAAAAGGAAAGCTTCCACAAGAAATGGCGGGCAGTGCTTCATTGTTGAGCCTTTCAACCAAAACACAATCCCCTGAAACCCCACCTGAAAAAGGCAGTATCGGCTATATGCGCACTAAAATAAAGCATATCGTGCATTATATGGTTGAAAGCCGATCTTTTGATAATATATGTGGCTGGCTTTACGGGAAAAATCAGAATGAAATTGTTTTCGTTGGAAAAGAAGGGGAATTCAACGGTGCTAATAGCAAGTATTATAATCTAGATGGTGAAAAAAAAGTTCACCAAAGTAAGTTCAATGAAGGGAAATTGAGTGACAAAATTGTATTGTCAGATCAACTTCAGGATCCTTTTCACAATAATGCAGATGGATTAGAGCAAATGTTCTATGAAAGGAAACCCGGTTATCCCGGTAAAGCAACACCAGATATGGGAGGTTTTGTGCGCAATAATGCCAACCACGAAGTAATGCTAAGCTTCAGCCCAGAACAGGTACCTGTTTTAAACGGACTCGCAAAAAATTATGCGATTAGCGATGAATGGTTTAGTTCGGTACCGGGCGGAACCGATATTAACCGAGCCTTTGCGGTAACAGGATCGGCGCTAAACCGGCTAGGTACATGGGAAGGTGGAAATCCTTATGCATACTGGGCCAAATTCCCGCATCGTCAATCAATTTGGAAAGTACTATGGAGCCATGGGATAAGTAATTGGAAAATTTATAATGCCATTGAATGGGATGGCTATCCCTTTACTTACCATTTATATCTGGAAGGGCAGGTTCCCAGTATTGACAATAATCCCAAAAACCATCTTGATACTGTTGAAAATTTCAAAATCCAAGCAAAAAATGGAGACCTGCCGGCTTTTAGCTTTTTAGAACCGGTCTGGATCGCACCAAACGGCACAACTTCCTATCATCCGGGAGCCGATATAATCCCAGCGGAAGTAGCGCTTAACGAAATATACGAGGCCATACAATCTGGGCCACACTGGGAAGATACTTTATTAGTGGTCACTTTTTCTAAAAATGGGGGAATCTATGATCATGTGAGTCCGCCTTATGCTCAAAAACCTTGGCCGAATGATAAAGTAGATGGTTTTAAGTATGATATATTGGGACCTAGGGTCCCTGCCATCTTGGTTTCCCCTTGGATTAAAAAAAACACAGTTTTCAGGGCTGCTGGCGATATTCCTTTTGATTCCACTTCATTCGCGGCCACTTTATTAAAATGGTATGGAATTCCGAAAACCCATTGGATGCTAGGTGATCGTATGGACAATGCACCTACCTTTGAAGGCGTGTTTCTTGAAGATAAACCAAGGAAAGATAAACCGGCCCTTACGCCGCCTTATGATAAAAATTATCCCAAATAA
- a CDS encoding gamma-glutamylcyclotransferase family protein produces MFNYFGYGSNINLISLNAKGVKPLCSEKAVLKGWRLKFNVEHWFRHEGGVGNIEPGNAEDFVEGVLHKCEDEHLGHLDLMESYGIGYTRTEVEVKTSNAVKKAITYIGLADYIDNECLPTSRYLNIIIAGATEAKLSPTYLQKLRSQPVKRIGNYPEFRHPATKTAVFTKASLNSNKNLTALGSAVFNMENCRPKLRCLIDLFGGKDMTLFHIKRHDSSTGKESLDDYLSGNISDAAKNYLNTYLHEYQKEFEYIGRYLFDEEISRSTKTINQSIKFTNMKNYHDAMPHGEIKEIFKDVFFVSGTMKNEFFGSMWQFSRNMTVIREDGKLSLINTVRLSEEGLAALEKLGSIVNVVRLGDMHGVDDPFYLDRYNTTYWTIPGMRVPEGVKPDKELKEDGEMPFNNASFFEFKTTKRPEGIIRLDREGGIMIACDSLQNWTEPDQFFDKGTVETMTKMDFFVRANLGLAWLHESEPKPVDFENLKKIPFEHALCGHGYPLVNNAAKQYHTTFKRMFNV; encoded by the coding sequence ATGTTCAATTATTTTGGGTACGGTTCTAATATCAATTTAATTTCCCTCAATGCAAAGGGGGTTAAACCTCTATGTTCTGAAAAGGCTGTGTTAAAAGGCTGGAGATTAAAATTCAACGTAGAACACTGGTTTCGCCATGAAGGTGGGGTAGGAAATATAGAACCTGGAAATGCTGAAGATTTTGTGGAAGGCGTCCTCCATAAATGTGAAGACGAACACCTAGGGCATCTGGATTTAATGGAATCCTACGGAATAGGTTACACCCGAACTGAAGTAGAAGTAAAAACAAGCAATGCTGTTAAAAAAGCAATAACGTACATTGGCTTGGCGGATTATATAGATAACGAGTGCCTTCCCACAAGCCGGTATTTAAATATTATCATTGCCGGGGCTACAGAAGCAAAACTAAGTCCAACTTATCTTCAAAAACTGCGGTCGCAGCCTGTAAAAAGGATTGGAAATTATCCGGAATTCAGGCATCCGGCAACTAAAACTGCTGTATTTACTAAAGCCTCCCTAAATTCCAATAAAAACCTTACCGCTTTAGGTAGCGCTGTTTTTAACATGGAAAATTGCCGACCCAAATTGCGTTGTTTAATAGATTTGTTCGGCGGAAAGGATATGACCCTGTTCCATATAAAAAGGCACGATTCCAGTACTGGAAAGGAAAGCTTGGATGATTACCTCAGCGGAAATATTTCTGATGCTGCCAAAAATTACCTCAACACTTACTTGCACGAATATCAAAAAGAATTTGAATATATTGGGCGATACCTGTTCGATGAAGAAATATCCCGCTCTACAAAAACTATTAATCAATCAATTAAATTCACAAATATGAAGAATTATCACGATGCCATGCCACATGGTGAAATCAAGGAAATATTTAAGGATGTGTTTTTTGTCTCTGGAACCATGAAAAATGAATTTTTCGGCTCTATGTGGCAATTCAGTAGAAATATGACGGTGATTCGGGAAGACGGAAAGCTAAGCCTCATTAACACAGTAAGATTAAGCGAAGAAGGCCTGGCGGCTTTAGAAAAACTTGGCAGCATTGTAAATGTGGTGAGATTAGGGGATATGCACGGTGTGGACGATCCCTTTTATCTGGACAGGTACAACACTACATATTGGACGATTCCGGGGATGCGGGTGCCAGAGGGTGTAAAACCAGACAAGGAACTAAAAGAAGATGGGGAAATGCCTTTTAACAATGCTTCTTTTTTTGAATTTAAAACCACCAAAAGACCCGAGGGCATCATACGCCTAGATCGTGAAGGTGGGATCATGATCGCCTGCGACTCCTTACAAAACTGGACAGAACCAGACCAGTTTTTTGATAAAGGAACGGTGGAAACCATGACAAAAATGGACTTTTTTGTGCGGGCCAACCTAGGATTGGCATGGTTACATGAAAGTGAGCCAAAGCCTGTTGATTTTGAAAATCTTAAAAAAATCCCTTTTGAACATGCATTATGTGGTCATGGGTATCCTCTTGTAAACAATGCGGCAAAACAATACCATACCACCTTTAAACGAATGTTTAACGTTTGA